DNA sequence from the Solea solea chromosome 12, fSolSol10.1, whole genome shotgun sequence genome:
aactttcatcatttaaaacatgtgcagaaaaacaacacaactgacTCTCAACGTGACAAGAATGATAAACCAAACCATGAATCATCATtgactgatgatgtcattgatCATGTCTGAACTTACACAGCCTTCCTGCAGTTCCTCACAGCTGGAACCAGTCTCTGTTTTCCCTGGTCTGATGTGTTGTACTTGTTCAGATCcaactcatccagaacctcctcagacatctgcagcatgtaggCCAGAGCTGAGCATTGGATCTCAGAGAGTTCCTGTTCTCTGTTCTTTGACTTCATGAACTCTTGGATCTCctgatgcactgattggtcgttcatctctgtcagacagtggaagatgttgATGCTTCTGTCAGGTGAGATGTTCTCTGTGTTCATCTTCTTCAGGTTCTCGATGACTCTCTGGATGATTTCTGGACTGTTCTGAGTCTGACCCAGAAGACCTCCAAAGAGTCTCTGGTTGGACTCCAGACAGAGTCCATGAAGGAAGCGGACAAACAGGTCCATgtgaccattttcactttgaagtgATTTCTTCATGGCTTCTTTCAGGAGGTTGTCAAGTGAGAGGTTTCTGCTCAACCTGTTTGAGTCCCTGTCTTTGTCTGCTTGTCTGAAGAAGTCCTGCAGtacctctgtcttcctgttggtgaaacagtggaacatgtagactgcagccagaaactcctgaaaactcagatgaacaaagcagtAGACTGATTTATGGAAGATCACGCTCTCTCTTCTGAAGATTGCTGTACAAACTCCAGAGTACACCAAGGCCTCTGTCACATTAAGACCACACCGCTCCAGGTCTTcttggtagaacatgatgtctcctttctgcagatgttcaaaGGCCAGCCTCCCCAGCTTCAGAAGAAAGTCCCTGTCGGCCTCCATCAGCTCCCGTGGACTCGTCTCATGTCCTTTATCAtatttgttcttcttcctcttggtctgaaccagcaggaagtgtgagtacaggtctgtcagggtcttgggcagctctcctctctgctctgtggtcaacatgtgctccagaactgtagcagtgatccagcagaagactgggattcgacacatgatgtggaggctcctGGACGTCTTGATGTGTGAGTTGATTCTGCTGGACAGATCTTCAGTTCTGGatctcttcctgaagtactcgtccttctggtcgtcagtgaagcctcgtacttctgttaccctggcaacacatgtaggagggatctgattggccgcTGCAGGTCGAGAAGTTACCCAGACGAGAGCCGAGGGAAGCAGATTCCCCTGAATGAGGTTGGTCAGCAGCACGTTGActgatgacctgtgtgtgacgtcagaaaccagtgtcctgctgctgaagtccagtgagagtctgctttcatccaggccgtcaaagatgaacaaaggtttacagacagcgagctcctctgctctgaccttctctAATGTTGGATagaaaacatggagcagcgtgagaagactgtgctgctgGTCTCTGATCAGGTTCAGCTCCCTGAATGAAAGCAGAATCAGCAGATTCACATCCTGGTTTTCCAAACCCTtggcccagtccagagtgaacttctgcaccgagaaggtttttccaacaccagAGACGCCGTTGGTCAGGACGACTCTGATGCTCCCCTGCTGGTCAggtaaggctttaaagatgtcgcagcacttgatgggagtgtcctggaccatcttcttcttggaggtcgtctccagctgcatcacctcatgttgagtattgacctcttcactctgtccctctgtgatgtagagctcagtgaagatcctgttcaggagggttctacttcctcttccttcagttccttcagtcacatgttcaaatctgctcctcagactgatcttatgttcatctagaaccttctgcagaccaacatctgctgaaagacaagagacaaagaatgtgagcagctgaggattattttcatcagtgtcatgtttttctgtgacgttgttgttttatgttgtttgttgtcaaatgaaaaactacattttcactgtaatgacttgattaactttattctgaaagactgaatcattctagaagaactgtgatgattgtgaaggaaagagtatcatctgcatacaagAGAACAATCATGAGAGAAAAGCCGCAAAATGAGGGTAAACCCTTCATTTCTTtaacctgcagggggcagcagagagttTAACTCCTTCATCGAgttaacattagtaacattttgaacttttaaacagttttctcctgttttttccattttgtaaaGTCTGCTAGTGCTGATGGGAGCTGCTCTCCTTATGAGTCTTACTCTGTACACTGATGGTCTGTGGTCCATGTCCTGTCCTGGGTCTTTTCCCACACTGGGGACAGCAGGAGTCTCCTGGTGGACCAGACTGGTCCCAGTATGAGGAGATGCAGCGTCTGCAGAACAGATGACCACAGCTGGTGGAGACTGGATCCTTCAGGACgtcctgacacagaggacagcggGACGTCTGCTCgtccacagaaacagcaaacgcatctctgtgaagacatttctttattactaacatgtcagggacaggtggatgcgtgtctgtgaagacatttctttattactgacatgtcagggacaggtggacatgccTCTgcgaagacatttctttattactaacatgtcagggacaggtggacgcgtgtctgtgaagacatttctctaTTACTGacatgtcagggacaggtggacttgtgtctgtgaagacatttctttattactaacatgtcagggacaggtggacgcgtgtctgtgaagacatttctctaTTACTGacatgtcagggacaggtggacttGTCTGACGGCGCTGTGTCAGGATTTCAACAGGTAAGTTTACgtgttgtatgtttgtttactgAAGTTAACGTTACTGCAGCGTAACATGTGCTTGAACTGGGATCCATGTAACGCTAACTTAAGATATGAGTGTGTAGTTTTATGTCATGGCTATATAGCTGACTACATGAAAAGCTAACTGAATATAGACAGTAACTGTTGAACAGCTCACTGTTATGTTTATCTTGTcctcacagtgacctctgaccctgatgTGAGGAGGAGTCAGGAGGCCAGTCAGTGTGAATCTGTTCACAcggacagaaaaagaaaatgagtcgAGAAGAACAAGACGAGTGCCACAGTCACAACTTTATTGTTAAAGGTTTCTTACCCTTTTCTAGGGTGGAGGTGAGTAAACTGTTGCTATTGTTAACCAGTTAAACCTAGATTATCTCAGATTATCTCAGCCTAGATTATGAGtttttaagtaataataatacaaccatgttattgttatgttttgtgttctaaTGTCGACACTGATTTTACCTCTGTAAGTTTCTGTCAGATCCTTAATGAAAATGACTTGTCACTTGTTTGTAATTGTTCtttttgcactgaaaataaattgtagatcatttttttatgtaaaaaaactgcattgagtgtaaaaataaaaactaatgatGGATTGTTTccataatgtgttattttcttttttagaaatgaTATAAAACTGGTATCAAAGAAAGTATCGACCAGGAACCGGTATCGAAACAATTTGATTGATACCCAGCCCTACTCTCTGACTCGTCAATGGTTTGACTCATTGATCAGTTTGATCAGATTCTGAATCAGGTCAGAGTGTTTTGtccctcacacacattcatttcacatgtgtgtgtgtgtgttttctgtctttgtgaggacactcaggtTTGGTTATGAACCTTCACTTTTATGAATCTGACAAACTGTCTCTTACcttgtctctgaggctccaggttcatgactgaagacTAGAGGTTCGCTCAtagaccagtcactcttcacagacagacctctgggtcctggagactctgctctccgtctctggttctgacctctgcaaacacaaacatcacatccatcactgatgatggtctTTGTTTAGACACTTGGATCAGAAAGCagcctcagtgtcagtgtgacctcCAGAGTCTGGAGTGAAGGCAAAGATCTTGACAGAGTCAAACCACTGAATGACTTCTTTTCTCTAGATTTGATGATCCACATGTGACACCCTCACTGACAGATTTACAGCTCGTGGTCGCTGATCTTTGTGTATAAATGGATCTTCTACAGGTACAGTCAGCATTTAGACATGATGGTAGTCTACAGGACCTGATGGTCTATCAAAGAATTGCTCTTCTGAACTGAGTGATGCTTTCTGATTGAAAAACTGATAGAGAATCATATTGTTCCAGAGCTATGGAAGCGTTCTATTATCATTCCTGTGCTGAAGCTCATGTCCGGCTGAAAACTAAGATTTTAGGCCAATAACACCAACAAGTACGGTCATAAAGTGTTTCAATGTGATCAAGCCTGGTGTTTCTGAACATTTAGACAAAGATAAGTACAATGGAAGTCATGTGACCTCGTTTAAAAACCCACAGCTGACGACAAATGACTTTAAATCTCTATTTGATTTAGACAAACCTCCTCCTTGTTGGCAGAAGTCTAACGTCTGCATGCAGAGGACACATGTCttctcagtgtctctcagttAGAAAATATGGCCAAAGGTCAATCAAGGTCATGTGACCTCCACGCAGAAAGACCCAGGTCGTGAAcccggtcttcttgctgcaaaggcaacagtgctaaccactaccaaAGCAACACATCGAGGGTCAAGTACTGATAATGATTCACTGTCTCCACAGCTGGACCACTGACGGCTGTGGACACATTAGCAGGTGGATCATCAAGGTGCTGCGAGCGCTCGTCTTctcttcactctgtacactAAAGGGTGTAGAAGCAGTAACTTtgtaaaatgatatttaaagcACATGCTGATGACTGCCCCTCCCTCTGTGACAGAGAGACTGACTTGTTACGAAGCATCATCTCATGCTAAATACGAATAAAAACTAAGGAGATGATTTTCAATCCACATCATCTCCTCAATCTTAATCTGTTTGATGTCATTGTAGAACTAGTCACAGTAATCGTTATTATTACTAATGATTATCAATTAATTTCACAGATTCTAATTTAATTCACTATAAGATGAGCCCAatcttttgtttgtatttgttcatattattattttcagtcagtcagtcatcatctactgctttatcctccaccagagggtcgcggggggtgctgtgccaatctcagctacatcgggcgataggcggggtacaccctggacagttcgccagtccatcgcagggccacacacagataaagacaaacaaccattcactctcacactcactcctatggtcaatttggagtgtccaatttacctatccccacattgcatgtttttggactgtgggaggaagccggagtacccggagagaacccacgcacacacagggagaacatgcaaactccatgcagaacggcccttgttccaaccggggctcgaacctgggtcttcttgctgcaaggcgagagtgctaaccactacaccaccgtgtgtcccattattattttcatatttattttatttttggcatttgtgtttatcacacaaacaagtgtgttgttgtctcttactttgtctctgaggctccaggttcatgactgaagacTGGAGGTTCGCTCGtagaccagtcactcttcacagacagtgatttatatattcatatatttacaGAGTTCATTTGAGcaaaataacttgttttatactgtaaattGTAAACctaatatataaaaaagcaCCTTTTccctttgttgttgtcattagtttgtgcaaatgagctcctCACTGACTTATCACTGGTCCACTGAAAGCATCATATTGAAAGAACTTTAAAGAGTTACCTCTCAGTTGGATTGAAAATCTCGTCCATGTTTCCTGGACAACgtctgatgtggatctgtgttcagtgCAGTGACCAATCACACGAGAGAAAACTGTAATACAACAGCAGTTTTCTGTTAGAGAAGGTGTTTTATCAAATCTGCACTTCATGTTAATTGCATGTAGCTCAAACTTCTGTGGCCACACTGAAGGTGATTGAGTTACATGTGTGTGCTATAGCACCTTTGTccagtagatggtgctaagctACTCTGTATGTTAGTGAAGGGCTGTCGTCTGCATTAACGTCAGCTGCATGGAAGACAAAGTTTCATGTTTTGATATCCAgagacatcacaaacacacgagCCTCTGACTTTATCAGCAAATCCTGCCTTTAGTTAGATTTCCCAAGTGTCCATTTGAAGATTAGAAAATgccacacagtaaaagtacttcatactaCTGTGcatgaagtaaataaagtaatttgTCCAATAACATTGAAACCATAGACTAGTATAAAAATAAGTGGATTTGATACTACTTCAAATATAGACAAATAACCTGTTTTGTTCAAGTCAACTTTGACCTTGGATTattccaaaagtacacagtaaaagtactacTTGTGAATTAAGTACTACTTATAGTATTTAAAACctaataaattatgaaaaaaaaaaaaaatctaaaaaaattcaattaaatgaaatacaaatgcgttttatttgacataattatttaattttaatcaaagTGATCATTTATAGTCGTTTGGATTATTTAATCTAATGAAAACCGGAAATGGACTGCTTGGTTTGGACCGTTTGAGGAGAATTGACGTGAAGGCGAAAACATGACGCACTTTAGGAAAGTTAGGAAACAGttaggaaaaacaaatgacGACTGAcgaaacttaagtacattttatacctataaatatatatatatcaggggtcgcgttaaccgaatattttccgtcattgaccgtttttttaaaacggtcaatgacggacaaatctgagagccatccgtcattttgacagattgcaattcacacccctaaaaactatgttgataaaagaggtgaaaaaagagggatagatgcagatgaaggacaaactcagcccttgcctcagcggagcgaggaagcggcagtaaggaggttaggcgagttcagtgggagcgggagttctcctggctgaggagggcggatagaaaaatgttatgcgacaaaataaagattcccatcggagaatctgagcataatctctgacctggacaccgtactcaatgcatctcgctatccttgtagtgctgacagcgtgttaaagagctatggacaggaggctttggagcgcgtctgtgaccggtgcagctgatccactggtgcagaaggagcgcatgttgcgggatttcctaccacgcgcaactacgcgcaagcaggcacgccatttaagtccatgtggaccaggaggaaggtgtgagactgtgcgtttaggccacaggtgaactgttcatattccactgcaatatgaacaatgcaactgaatatgtcattattatcatttaaagtgaccggtaaaaatggattatgacgggatttttatgaccctgtcagtcaaaatgacagacaacgaaaaagtctagcgcaacctctgatatatatatatatatatatatatacatataaatacacacactgtatacatatatatacatatgaaatTACTTCTGTTCTgatactcaagtacagtaaatgtcatgaactttacagtcacagtaaaaaagtcacttttttactCGAGTAAAGACTTTACTCGagtaaaaaagtgacttcaacttctaccaaagtcatttcctggtcacatacttgtacttttactcaagtatcccttaaAGGTACTTGACACACTAAATCATCATATATAATCATCATAATCGCGTCAACACTCACCTTTCTGTTCTTGTGCTGCACAGTTAAAAAGGCACCTGAAGCAAAGTCTCAGAATAGTCGCACTGTCACTGCTCCTCCCTCAGGATTGACAGGAAATGGAAATAGTTTTCTGTGCAGTTCAGTCCTGAACAGCCTGCACATGAGCTGCGGGCCGCCTCTCATCATTTCACAGATACATActatatagtaatataatatttaaagttGCTGTAAACTGTGGAACAAAAACCTACGGAAAATCCACAGTGTGTATTTTGTAGAACATTTTTCTGTTAACTGTTTATTTGACGTCATCAAACTTGTAATAACAggtcaacacattttaaatatgtctgCAGTTTTATTGCCAACAAATGTTGTTTCACAGAATATAAAgctcactattattattattattattattacattaatatCATTCTTACATTGatgttatattaatataatgatCAATAACTCATGATCATATtgttaggaacaataacaacatgttaAAAGTAGTTCTATAACTCCACATTCTTTCACTGTTTGTTAACTTTAACTGACGTGTGAATAGGAGTTGTAAATGACCTTTAATATCCCACAGCGTATTCTCAAAATGTGTAttcttatttcctgtttttaggttggtgcttttattttgatagagTGTAAccggaaaaggaaaaaagacgaAGCTGCAGGTCTATAAAAGTTCAAAAACgttaagaaaatgtttactaatAAGTTGTTTTAGCACCTGGCTGATAATGACACGAGGTTTGTCATCATTTCGTTTTAATGTTGTGCTTAATGCTTCATAGTAATGTGACGTGCTTTTATagttttgcattgttttataCCAGTGTATTTTAAGCTAGCAATAACGCTGTTTTATTGCGAGGAATGTCGGTCTGAAACAGACAGTTGCTTGTTTGCTACTATAAATAAACtatacattatttttgtgcGTATTAATAACAATTCTTGAGGTTAAAGCTGTGAAATGACAGTTAAAATATCGAATTTTAAGtgaaatatgtttgtttattgcaCTGTATTCTGAGGTTGTCATTGAGCTAAAACAGGTTAAAGGGTTACTTCATGATTGTGAATGAGGATTCATTTTCagttaaaggttaaaaacacactttttttgatATTGTTGAACATGTTGAAGTTGGTAATACTTTATTGTTGTTTCATTCCATAGCTCTTACGGTGAGTTCAGAGTGTGTTCAAGGTGTCAAAGGTTTAAATGGAGCAACGTTATCATCTATTCAGCgcaaaaataaacacttgtgAACCATCAGTTCGACCATCATTCAGTTGCTGGTCTCCCGCAGTGGCCAGCAGGAGGCGCTGCTCCCAGCGGAGGTGACAGAGAAATGTTAAATCCAGcgtctcttctcctctgttcccccccccccccccccccccccccccgctctgtCAGAGTTCCCAGCATGCCTCTGTCTGACTCTGGTGGATCGCTGAAGCTCGGCCGTCTGCTGCGGGGAGGCACGGCCTGCAGGGGGCTCCCTCCTCCAGGCGACTGCAGCTCCACACTCCTGAGACAAATGTCCACAAAGAAAGACTGGAGGAGTAaagcagagaggaggacagagttaCTGTGAGTACATGAGGTCCTGACGGAGAGAGATTGGTAACCACACACTTCCTTCCTCCTACACTGTTAAGTTTGTTTGCGGCTTTATTCCACtcagtttgtgaaccactcactctcccgcaccaaactccatagagaaaatcaacgatttcaCATCACAGCGCGCAGGGGTTGCGGATCCACTGCTGCACCCCATAATAAGTTCAGATGTGCCCATTTGTAACCTTAGTGTTTGGAATCCTTCAATCAAGTgtatttaagtgacacaaagtgaccacacgaggcagca
Encoded proteins:
- the LOC131470026 gene encoding NLR family CARD domain-containing protein 3-like, producing SVKSDWSTSEPPVFSHEPGASETKGQNQRRRAESPGPRGLSVKSDWSMSEPLVFSHEPGASETRDAFAVSVDEQTSRCPLCQDVLKDPVSTSCGHLFCRRCISSYWDQSGPPGDSCCPQCGKRPRTGHGPQTISVQNVGLQKVLDEHKISLRSRFEHVTEGTEGRGSRTLLNRIFTELYITEGQSEEVNTQHEVMQLETTSKKKMVQDTPIKCCDIFKALPDQQGSIRVVLTNGVSGVGKTFSVQKFTLDWAKGLENQDVNLLILLSFRELNLIRDQQHSLLTLLHVFYPTLEKVRAEELAVCKPLFIFDGLDESRLSLDFSSRTLVSDVTHRSSVNVLLTNLIQGNLLPSALVWVTSRPAAANQIPPTCVARVTEVRGFTDDQKDEYFRKRSRTEDLSSRINSHIKTSRSLHIMCRIPVFCWITATVLEHMLTTEQRGELPKTLTDLYSHFLLVQTKRKKNKYDKGHETSPRELMEADRDFLLKLGRLAFEHLQKGDIMFYQEDLERCGLNVTEALVYSGVCTAIFRRESVIFHKSVYCFVHLSFQEFLAAVYMFHCFTNRKTEVLQDFFRQADKDRDSNRLSRNLSLDNLLKEAMKKSLQSENGHMDLFVRFLHGLCLESNQRLFGGLLGQTQNSPEIIQRVIENLKKMNTENISPDRSINIFHCLTEMNDQSVHQEIQEFMKSKNREQELSEIQCSALAYMLQMSEEVLDELDLNKYNTSDQGKQRLVPAVRNCRKAVLSGCSLSEISCSSLVSVLKSNSSHLRDLDLSNNLDLQDSGVKLLCSGLESPHCRLETLKLSGCRLSEISCSSLVSALKSNSSHLRDLDLSKNGLHDSAVKPLCDLRQSPDYRLETVR